The genome window TATCTCGTTAAGATTTCCGCGTCATCGTTATGTTCAGAAATTGACAAATCCCCTAGCGCGTAATATTCCGATTTTAAATGCTTCACTCGGTGATAGTGATTTGATTCTGCGTGCATTAGTAGAAAAAAGATTTGAAGAGTTAGACGGCCTTATTATATCAGGTTCGGGCGATGGTGATGTGCCTTCAGTATGGGTGCCGCTGTTAAGAAAGATTTTGCGCTCAAATATTCCTGCTGTATTGACTTCACGTTATCCGGACGGATTTGTGCAGGCTACGGAAAATTACGAGGGCAGCGCGTCGCAGTTACTCGAAATGGGATTAATTAACGGGGCAATGCTTTCACCATATCAAGCAAGAATAAAATTAGCAGTCGGACTCTCGGCAGGGCTTGAGTCATTCGAATTAGCAGAATATATACACGGTAAATAAAAAATGTCGGGAATAATTGCAATAATAGGCCGGCCAAATGTCGGCAAATCTTCACTTTTTAACAGATTAACGAATTCGCGTGATGCAATAGTTGACGATATGCCCGGAGTTACAAGAGACAGGCTTTACGGTGAAGTCTCACACAGAGAGCGAAATTTTTATGTGATTGACACGGGGGGGATTTTCGGGATTGATACGGAATTCAGCGAGGGCATAAAATCTCATGTCAATGAGGCTGTCAAAGAGTCAGACATTATTATATTCATGATTGACGGGCGGGACGGTGTTACGAGTTCAGATTTGGAAATATCGGAATTCATACGCAAGGCCGGAAATAAACCCGTAATAATTGCCGTGAATAAACTTGACGACGTGAAACACGACGAACTTGCAAACGAGGCTTATACGCTGGGATTTGATAATGTTATTGCTATAAGTGCATTACACAAGCGCGGACTTGATGATTTACTTGACGAGATAATTAATTTGCTGCCCGAATATGAAGACTCAGAAATTTTTGACGATGAAATAAAATTAGTTATCGCAGGAAAGCCGAATGTCGGCAAATCTTCACTCTTGAATAAAATCACAGGCTCGGAGCGTTCACTAGTTAGTCCCATAGCAGGCACAACACGCGATCCAGTAGACATGGCTGTAAATCTTGACGGCCAAAATTTTAGAATAATCGACACTGCAGGACTCAGACGGCGCGCAAAATTTGACGGGAATCTTGAATATTATTCATTTGTGAGGACTCTTGCTGCTGTAGATAGATCAGATATTGCTTTATTGTTAATGGACGCTCGCGAACCCTGTACAGATCAGGACAAAAAAATTGCTGCTCATGTTGTCGACAAAGGCAAGGGCTTAATTATCGTGCTCAATAAATGGGACTTAGTAACGAGTGAGAATAATAACAAAGCTGATAAACTCGTGAAAAAGATTCGTGATGATATGCCGTTCTTGAGTTTTGCCCCGATTATATTTGCGTCGGCTTTGAACGGTCGGGGAATAAATAAAATCATTCAGACGGTTTTGACAGTGAACGAGAATCGCAAAAAACGAATTCCGACAAATATTTTAAATCGACTCATGCGGGACGTGTTAGCATTTGACAGACTCCCTTCAGACAAGAAAGGCCGGGCATTGAAGGTTTATTACTGCTCGCAGGCTGACTCAGAACCTCCTACGTTTATATTTTTCGTGAATAATCCGGGGCTAGTTAATTCAAGTTTTGAGAATCACGTCAAGAATAAATTGCGCGAATTAGAAGACTTCACAGGCTCACCTGTCAGGACATTCTGGCGGGGTAAGGAGAAAGGAGAATAAATAATGAGCGATAAAGATTTTGTGA of Synergistaceae bacterium contains these proteins:
- the der gene encoding ribosome biogenesis GTPase Der, whose protein sequence is MSGIIAIIGRPNVGKSSLFNRLTNSRDAIVDDMPGVTRDRLYGEVSHRERNFYVIDTGGIFGIDTEFSEGIKSHVNEAVKESDIIIFMIDGRDGVTSSDLEISEFIRKAGNKPVIIAVNKLDDVKHDELANEAYTLGFDNVIAISALHKRGLDDLLDEIINLLPEYEDSEIFDDEIKLVIAGKPNVGKSSLLNKITGSERSLVSPIAGTTRDPVDMAVNLDGQNFRIIDTAGLRRRAKFDGNLEYYSFVRTLAAVDRSDIALLLMDAREPCTDQDKKIAAHVVDKGKGLIIVLNKWDLVTSENNNKADKLVKKIRDDMPFLSFAPIIFASALNGRGINKIIQTVLTVNENRKKRIPTNILNRLMRDVLAFDRLPSDKKGRALKVYYCSQADSEPPTFIFFVNNPGLVNSSFENHVKNKLRELEDFTGSPVRTFWRGKEKGE